The following proteins are encoded in a genomic region of Actinomadura sp. NAK00032:
- a CDS encoding carbohydrate ABC transporter permease gives MNTAATETPSAAGTPAAGAARRRGRDVQGTRRLAALLLSPTLLVLALVIGYPVLAGFRESLYARGEGLDAQGFVVEGDRFVGLDNYTAIFQGDRADAFWNAFSNTTFFTLTTVVLETLIGVAMALIMHQAFKGRAIVRASILVPWAIPTAISGLLWRWIFQADGAANALLREQILWTADGFPAKAAVVIAEVWKTSPFIGLLVLAGLQMIPRDVYEAARVDGAGPVQQFFRITLPLVKPALLVAVLFRMLDVLRMFDLPAVLIGVNQKSVETLTMIAWFEASNLRYGSAAAYATILFLYIALIAYLFVKLLGADIIGEARRQTKRERRKAA, from the coding sequence GTGAACACGGCCGCCACCGAGACGCCGTCCGCCGCGGGAACCCCCGCGGCGGGCGCCGCCCGCAGGCGCGGGCGCGACGTGCAGGGGACCAGGCGCCTCGCCGCGCTGCTGCTGTCCCCGACGCTGCTGGTGCTCGCGCTGGTCATCGGGTACCCCGTCCTCGCGGGGTTCCGCGAGTCGCTGTACGCGCGCGGCGAGGGCCTGGACGCGCAGGGGTTCGTCGTCGAGGGCGACCGGTTCGTCGGCCTGGACAACTACACCGCGATCTTCCAGGGCGACCGGGCCGACGCGTTCTGGAACGCCTTCTCCAACACCACGTTCTTCACCCTGACCACGGTGGTGCTGGAGACGCTGATCGGCGTCGCGATGGCGCTGATCATGCACCAGGCGTTCAAGGGGCGGGCGATCGTGCGCGCCAGCATCCTCGTGCCGTGGGCGATCCCCACCGCGATCTCCGGGCTGCTGTGGCGCTGGATCTTCCAGGCGGACGGCGCCGCGAACGCCCTGCTGCGCGAGCAGATCCTGTGGACCGCCGACGGGTTCCCCGCGAAGGCGGCCGTCGTCATCGCCGAGGTGTGGAAGACCTCCCCGTTCATCGGGCTGCTCGTCCTCGCCGGGCTGCAGATGATCCCCCGGGACGTCTACGAGGCGGCCCGGGTGGACGGCGCCGGGCCCGTCCAGCAGTTCTTCCGCATCACGCTTCCGCTGGTGAAGCCCGCACTGCTGGTCGCCGTGCTGTTCCGCATGCTGGACGTGCTGCGCATGTTCGACCTGCCCGCCGTGCTGATCGGCGTCAACCAGAAGTCGGTGGAGACGCTGACGATGATCGCCTGGTTCGAGGCGTCCAACCTGCGCTACGGGTCGGCCGCGGCGTACGCGACGATCCTGTTCCTCTACATCGCGCTGATCGCGTACCTGTTCGTCAAGCTGCTCGGCGCCGACATCATCGGCGAGGCCCGCCGGCAGACCAAGCGTGAGCGGAGGAAGGCGGCATGA
- a CDS encoding carbohydrate ABC transporter permease, producing MTQAKRLLSYLGFAAVAVYCLAPFYWMTISAFRRPQDQFDNSVVPSRWSWENFSAVFSGGNGFGRALLNSLIVAGLTTVLTLLIGTFTAYALARLDFRFKNAVLGLIVATTMFPGISQLVPLLKLFTDIKWINTYQAMVLPSLGFALPLSVWLLTAFFRQLPFELEQAAMVDGCTRGQAFRKIIVPLAAPGVFTTAILTFIAAWNEFLIALSMVNKKEMQTATVAISKFTGVSGFDQPFGTQMAAGVIVTVPLIAVVLVFQRRIVAGLTAGGVK from the coding sequence ATGACCCAGGCCAAGCGGCTGCTGTCCTATCTCGGGTTCGCGGCGGTGGCGGTGTACTGCCTCGCCCCGTTCTACTGGATGACGATCTCGGCGTTCCGCCGCCCGCAGGACCAGTTCGACAACTCGGTCGTGCCGTCCCGCTGGTCGTGGGAGAACTTCTCCGCGGTCTTCTCCGGCGGCAACGGGTTCGGCAGGGCGCTGCTGAACAGCCTCATCGTGGCCGGCCTCACCACCGTGCTGACCCTGCTGATCGGCACGTTCACCGCCTACGCGCTGGCCAGGCTCGACTTCCGGTTCAAGAACGCGGTGCTCGGGCTGATCGTCGCGACCACGATGTTCCCGGGAATCTCGCAGCTGGTCCCCTTGCTGAAGCTCTTCACCGACATCAAGTGGATCAACACCTACCAGGCCATGGTGCTGCCCAGCCTCGGGTTCGCGCTGCCGCTGTCGGTGTGGCTGCTGACGGCGTTCTTCCGGCAGCTGCCGTTCGAGCTGGAGCAGGCCGCGATGGTGGACGGCTGCACCCGCGGCCAGGCGTTCCGCAAGATCATCGTCCCGCTGGCGGCGCCCGGGGTGTTCACCACGGCGATCCTGACGTTCATCGCCGCGTGGAACGAGTTCCTCATCGCGCTGTCCATGGTCAACAAGAAGGAGATGCAGACCGCCACGGTCGCGATCTCCAAGTTCACCGGCGTCTCCGGGTTCGACCAGCCGTTCGGCACCCAGATGGCGGCCGGGGTGATCGTGACCGTCCCGCTCATCGCCGTGGTGCTGGTCTTCCAGCGCCGCATCGTCGCCGGCCTCACCGCCGGCGGCGTCAAGTGA
- a CDS encoding glycoside hydrolase family 13 protein: MTQDTLLVHASHPEEEGTRWWRDAVIYQVYVRSFADSNGDGVGDLPGVRSRLPYLAGLGVDALWLTPFYVSPMADFGYDVADYRDVDPLFGTLADARGLIADAHAHGLRIIVDVVPNHTSDRHAWFRAAVAAPPGSPERARYIFRDGRGPDGAEPPNDWESVFGGPAWTRLPDGQWYLHLFAPEQPDLDWENPEVRAEFADILRFWLDLGVDGFRVDVAHGMAKAPGLPDVGHPNQVEMLGTAVLPYFDQDPVHDIHREWRRLLDSYGGERIAVAEAWAPTPQRLAHYTRPDELHQAFNFHYLTAPWDAAPLREVIEESIRTAAEVGAPATWVLSNHDVKRHVTRYGGGEAGLRRARAAALLTLALPGSSYVYQGEELGLPEVLDLPEEFQQDPQRLRGEGAGRDGCRVPLPWEGEEPPFGFGAGPASWLPIPADWRDLTVAAQSADPGSTLALYREALRLRREHPALGDGGLRWEPAPTGTLVFVRDSGGRRLGCAVNTGGGTVRLPARGTPLLASGPVRLEGGHLDLPPDTALWWEVEEG; this comes from the coding sequence ATGACCCAGGACACCCTGCTCGTCCACGCCTCCCACCCGGAGGAGGAGGGCACCCGCTGGTGGCGCGACGCCGTCATCTACCAGGTGTACGTGCGCAGCTTCGCCGACTCGAACGGCGACGGCGTCGGCGACCTGCCCGGCGTCCGCTCCCGGCTCCCCTACCTCGCCGGACTCGGCGTGGACGCGCTGTGGCTGACCCCGTTCTACGTCTCGCCGATGGCCGACTTCGGCTACGACGTGGCCGACTACCGCGACGTCGACCCGCTGTTCGGCACCCTCGCCGACGCCCGCGGGCTGATCGCCGACGCGCACGCGCACGGCCTGCGGATCATCGTGGACGTCGTGCCCAACCACACCTCCGACCGGCACGCCTGGTTCCGGGCCGCGGTCGCCGCGCCCCCGGGCTCCCCGGAGCGCGCCCGCTACATCTTCCGCGACGGGCGCGGCCCAGACGGCGCCGAGCCGCCCAACGACTGGGAGTCGGTGTTCGGCGGCCCCGCCTGGACCCGGCTGCCGGACGGCCAGTGGTACCTGCACCTGTTCGCGCCCGAGCAGCCCGACCTGGACTGGGAGAACCCCGAGGTCCGCGCCGAGTTCGCGGACATCCTGAGGTTCTGGCTCGACCTCGGCGTGGACGGCTTCCGCGTGGACGTCGCGCACGGCATGGCCAAGGCCCCGGGGCTGCCGGACGTCGGCCACCCGAACCAGGTCGAGATGCTCGGCACGGCCGTCCTGCCCTACTTCGACCAGGACCCGGTGCACGACATCCACCGCGAGTGGCGGCGCCTGCTCGACTCCTACGGCGGCGAGCGGATCGCCGTCGCCGAGGCGTGGGCGCCCACGCCGCAGCGGCTCGCCCACTACACCCGCCCGGACGAACTGCACCAGGCGTTCAACTTCCACTACCTGACCGCGCCGTGGGACGCCGCGCCGCTGCGCGAGGTGATCGAGGAGTCGATCCGCACCGCCGCCGAGGTGGGCGCGCCCGCGACCTGGGTGCTGTCCAACCACGACGTGAAGCGGCACGTCACCCGGTACGGCGGCGGCGAGGCGGGGCTGCGGCGCGCCCGCGCGGCGGCGCTGCTCACGCTCGCGCTGCCCGGCTCGTCCTACGTCTACCAGGGCGAGGAGCTGGGCCTGCCGGAGGTCCTGGACCTGCCGGAGGAGTTCCAGCAGGACCCGCAGCGGCTGCGCGGCGAGGGCGCCGGCCGCGACGGCTGCCGCGTCCCGCTGCCGTGGGAGGGCGAGGAGCCCCCGTTCGGGTTCGGCGCGGGCCCCGCGTCCTGGCTGCCGATCCCGGCGGACTGGCGCGACCTCACCGTGGCCGCGCAGAGCGCCGACCCCGGTTCCACGCTCGCCCTCTACCGCGAGGCACTGCGCCTGCGCCGCGAGCACCCCGCCCTCGGCGACGGCGGACTGCGCTGGGAACCGGCCCCAACCGGCACACTTGTCTTCGTCCGGGACAGCGGGGGGAGGCGGCTCGGGTGCGCGGTCAACACGGGCGGCGGGACGGTGCGGCTCCCCGCGCGCGGCACGCCGCTCCTCGCGAGCGGACCGGTCCGGCTGGAGGGCGGCCACCTGGACCTGCCCCCGGACACCGCCCTGTGGTGGGAAGTCGAGGAGGGCTAG
- a CDS encoding LacI family DNA-binding transcriptional regulator, with translation MTTRLADIAAHAGVSEATVSRVLNGKPGVSPTTRQAVLTALDVLGYERPAKLRQRRAGLIGLIIPELTNPIFPAFAEVIESALARHGYMAVLCSQAPGGVAEDDYIEMLLERGVAGIIFVNGLHANANSDRARYARLLEQALPIVLVNGYRPDIDAPYISNDDVASLEAIVAHLAAMGHRRIGLAIGQDVYVPTRRKTEGFRRGMAAHTGLSAAEIDELIVNTMYTVEGGQAAASKLLDAGCTAICGGNDIMALGAIRAARARGLQVPEDVSVTGMDDSLLTAYLDPPLTTVRQAVREMSMAAVSTVLDEIRGDRAPRTELLYRPELVVRRSTAPAPAPARLSPVQEG, from the coding sequence ATGACGACACGCCTGGCGGACATCGCGGCGCACGCCGGGGTGAGCGAGGCGACGGTGAGCCGCGTGCTCAACGGCAAGCCGGGCGTGTCCCCGACCACGCGCCAGGCGGTGCTGACCGCCCTGGACGTGCTCGGCTACGAGCGCCCGGCCAAGCTGCGCCAGCGGCGGGCCGGGCTGATCGGGCTGATCATCCCCGAGCTGACCAACCCGATCTTCCCGGCGTTCGCCGAGGTCATCGAGAGCGCGCTCGCCCGGCACGGGTACATGGCGGTGCTGTGCTCGCAGGCGCCGGGCGGCGTGGCCGAGGACGACTACATCGAGATGCTGCTGGAGCGCGGCGTCGCCGGGATCATCTTCGTCAACGGCCTGCACGCCAACGCCAACTCCGACCGGGCGCGGTACGCGCGGCTGCTGGAGCAGGCGCTCCCGATCGTGCTGGTGAACGGGTACCGGCCCGACATCGACGCGCCGTACATCTCGAACGACGACGTGGCGTCGCTGGAGGCGATCGTCGCGCACCTGGCCGCCATGGGCCACCGCCGGATCGGGCTCGCGATCGGCCAGGACGTGTACGTGCCGACGCGGCGCAAGACCGAGGGGTTCCGGCGCGGGATGGCCGCGCACACCGGGCTCTCGGCGGCCGAGATCGACGAGCTGATCGTCAACACCATGTACACGGTGGAGGGCGGGCAGGCGGCGGCGTCCAAGCTGCTGGACGCGGGGTGCACGGCGATCTGCGGGGGCAACGACATCATGGCGCTCGGCGCGATCCGGGCGGCGCGGGCGCGGGGGCTGCAGGTGCCCGAGGACGTGTCCGTCACCGGCATGGACGACTCGCTCCTGACCGCCTACCTCGACCCGCCGCTGACGACCGTCCGGCAGGCGGTGCGGGAGATGTCGATGGCCGCGGTGAGCACCGTCCTGGACGAGATCCGCGGCGACCGCGCGCCCCGGACGGAGCTGCTCTACCGGCCGGAGCTGGTCGTCCGGCGGTCCACGGCGCCGGCTCCGGCGCCGGCCCGGCTCTCGCCCGTCCAGGAGGGCTGA
- a CDS encoding ABC transporter substrate-binding protein: MRRGLSTAMAAVLVGGLAVACGGDDNDEGGSDSGPVELTVDVFGEPGYDALYKQYEQSHPNVKIKQRKVSTLDEYKPRIQQWMATGSGAGDVVMLEEGILPLYMQQKTKFVNLFDHGGKDLEKNFLPWKWQMGLTPDGKQLIGLGTDIGPLAMCYRKDLFKKAGLPTERDKVGELWATWDQFLETGKKFQEKVPGTKWLDGPTAVFRATVLQNAGNGPGYSFFDKSDNLVYDSNPAVKQAFDTSLKFAENKLTADMSIFTPPWQTALKRDTFAALPCPSWMLGGIEEFSGDFGKGKWDVAKTPGGAGYWGGSWLAVPKQTKHAKAAAELAKFLTSPEGQVAAYKAANVFPSSPQAAQDPAVAGAKSAYFGDAPVGKIFGELAAGVKPVHLGPKNEDVRAAVENVLISVGQGKQKPADAWAKSVEEAKKAAR; encoded by the coding sequence ATGCGGCGCGGACTGAGTACGGCGATGGCGGCGGTACTCGTCGGCGGCCTCGCCGTCGCGTGCGGCGGCGACGACAACGACGAGGGAGGCTCCGACAGCGGGCCGGTCGAGCTCACCGTCGACGTCTTCGGTGAGCCGGGCTACGACGCGCTCTACAAGCAGTACGAGCAGTCCCACCCGAACGTCAAGATCAAGCAGCGCAAGGTCTCCACGCTGGACGAGTACAAGCCGCGCATCCAGCAGTGGATGGCCACCGGCAGCGGCGCGGGCGACGTCGTCATGCTGGAGGAGGGCATCCTCCCGCTCTACATGCAGCAGAAGACGAAGTTCGTCAACCTCTTCGACCACGGCGGCAAGGACCTGGAGAAGAACTTCCTGCCGTGGAAGTGGCAGATGGGCCTCACCCCCGACGGCAAGCAGCTCATCGGCCTCGGCACCGACATCGGCCCGCTGGCCATGTGCTACCGCAAGGACCTGTTCAAGAAGGCCGGCCTGCCCACCGAGCGCGACAAGGTCGGCGAGCTCTGGGCCACCTGGGACCAGTTCCTGGAGACCGGCAAGAAGTTCCAGGAGAAGGTGCCCGGCACCAAGTGGCTGGACGGGCCGACCGCCGTGTTCCGCGCCACCGTCCTGCAGAACGCCGGCAACGGGCCCGGCTACAGCTTCTTCGACAAGAGCGACAACCTCGTCTACGACAGCAACCCCGCCGTCAAGCAGGCGTTCGACACGTCGCTGAAGTTCGCGGAGAACAAGCTCACCGCGGACATGTCCATCTTCACCCCGCCGTGGCAGACCGCCCTCAAGCGGGACACCTTCGCCGCGCTGCCGTGCCCGTCCTGGATGCTCGGGGGCATCGAGGAGTTCTCCGGCGACTTCGGCAAGGGCAAGTGGGACGTCGCCAAGACCCCGGGCGGCGCCGGCTACTGGGGCGGCTCATGGCTCGCCGTGCCCAAGCAGACCAAGCACGCGAAGGCCGCCGCCGAGCTGGCCAAGTTCCTGACCTCGCCCGAGGGCCAGGTGGCCGCCTACAAGGCCGCGAACGTCTTCCCGTCCTCGCCGCAGGCCGCGCAGGACCCGGCCGTCGCGGGGGCGAAGAGCGCCTACTTCGGCGACGCCCCGGTCGGCAAGATCTTCGGTGAGCTGGCGGCCGGCGTGAAGCCGGTCCACCTCGGGCCGAAGAACGAGGACGTGCGGGCCGCGGTCGAGAACGTCCTGATCTCCGTGGGCCAGGGCAAGCAGAAGCCCGCCGACGCCTGGGCGAAGTCGGTGGAGGAGGCCAAGAAGGCCGCCAGGTAA
- a CDS encoding carbohydrate ABC transporter permease, whose translation MTTDLRPSRNGPPPPPPAKARPRPARTWRTRLARLDVKGAPYAFISPFYIVFLIFGAFPLVYTLWVSLHDWELASGTRKFIGLDNYDYLLTDADFWHATVNTLGIFAVSTIPQLLIALLVANALNRRMRLPTMFRIGMVAPLVTSTAAVAIVFTQMFDTNWGMINWVIGLVGIDPIHWSSSRGWSWIAIAMMVDWRWTGYNALIYLAAMQAIPKDLYEAAAIDGASRIRQFWQITVPMLRPTIIFTVIISTIGGLQLFTEPVLFSVGTPNKMDGGPMHQFQTITMYMYDNAFGHDRYGYGATVAWALFVMIIVFSLINFLAVRRTGGTK comes from the coding sequence ATGACCACCGATCTGCGCCCCAGCCGGAACGGCCCGCCGCCGCCCCCGCCGGCGAAGGCCCGCCCGCGGCCCGCCCGCACCTGGCGGACGCGGCTGGCCCGGCTCGATGTGAAGGGCGCCCCGTATGCCTTCATCTCGCCGTTCTACATCGTCTTCCTGATCTTCGGCGCGTTCCCGCTCGTCTACACCCTGTGGGTCTCCCTGCACGACTGGGAGCTGGCGTCGGGCACGCGCAAGTTCATCGGGCTCGACAACTACGACTACCTGCTGACCGACGCCGACTTCTGGCACGCGACGGTCAACACCCTCGGCATCTTCGCCGTCTCGACCATCCCGCAGCTGCTGATCGCGCTGCTGGTCGCCAACGCGCTGAACCGGCGGATGCGGCTGCCCACCATGTTCCGGATCGGCATGGTCGCCCCGCTGGTCACCTCGACCGCCGCCGTCGCGATCGTGTTCACCCAGATGTTCGACACCAACTGGGGCATGATCAACTGGGTGATCGGGCTGGTCGGCATCGACCCGATCCACTGGTCGAGCAGCCGCGGCTGGTCCTGGATCGCCATCGCGATGATGGTCGACTGGCGCTGGACCGGCTACAACGCGCTGATCTACCTGGCCGCCATGCAGGCGATCCCGAAGGACCTGTACGAGGCCGCCGCGATCGACGGCGCCTCCAGGATCCGGCAGTTCTGGCAGATCACGGTGCCGATGCTGCGGCCCACGATCATCTTCACGGTGATCATCTCGACGATCGGCGGGCTGCAGCTGTTCACCGAGCCCGTCCTGTTCAGCGTCGGCACGCCGAACAAGATGGACGGCGGCCCGATGCACCAGTTCCAGACGATCACGATGTACATGTACGACAACGCGTTCGGCCATGACCGGTACGGCTACGGCGCGACCGTCGCCTGGGCGCTGTTCGTGATGATCATCGTGTTCTCCCTGATCAACTTCCTGGCCGTGCGGCGTACGGGAGGCACCAAGTGA
- a CDS encoding carbohydrate ABC transporter permease, which yields MTTLLAGPGGRPDAKHAAARPGRFRGMWNASPLTYLTLIVALVLSIFPIYWMIIVATRTNSVVADVPPPLLPGAHGPDNVGRLFDNPEAYFAKGLLNSALASAAVTISTVFFASLAGFAFAKLRFRGKSALLLTIIATMMIPVQMGIIPLYMIMVKLGWTGQLQAVIVPFLVTGFGVFMMRQYADQAVPDELIEAARVDGCTTFGIYWRVVLPALRPAAGVLGLFTFMQTWNEFMWPLAVLQPDNPTVQLSINNLANAYFKDYTLMFAGTSVAILPLLIVFIIFGRQIIGGIMEGAVKA from the coding sequence GTGACCACGCTCCTCGCAGGGCCCGGCGGACGGCCGGACGCCAAGCACGCCGCCGCGCGGCCCGGCCGGTTCCGCGGCATGTGGAACGCGAGCCCGCTGACCTACCTCACGCTGATCGTCGCGCTGGTGCTGTCGATCTTCCCGATCTACTGGATGATCATCGTCGCGACCCGCACCAACAGCGTGGTCGCCGACGTCCCGCCGCCGCTGCTGCCCGGCGCGCACGGCCCCGACAACGTCGGCCGGCTGTTCGACAACCCCGAGGCCTACTTCGCCAAGGGCCTGCTGAACTCCGCGCTCGCCTCCGCCGCGGTGACGATCTCCACGGTGTTCTTCGCCTCGCTGGCCGGCTTCGCGTTCGCCAAGCTGCGCTTCCGCGGCAAGAGCGCGCTGCTGCTCACCATCATCGCGACGATGATGATCCCGGTCCAGATGGGCATCATCCCGCTCTACATGATCATGGTGAAGCTGGGCTGGACGGGCCAGCTGCAGGCGGTCATCGTCCCGTTCCTGGTCACCGGGTTCGGCGTGTTCATGATGCGGCAGTACGCCGACCAGGCCGTCCCGGACGAGCTGATCGAGGCGGCCCGCGTCGACGGGTGCACCACGTTCGGCATCTACTGGCGCGTCGTGCTGCCCGCGCTGCGCCCCGCCGCCGGCGTCCTCGGCCTGTTCACGTTCATGCAGACCTGGAACGAGTTCATGTGGCCGCTCGCGGTGCTGCAGCCCGACAACCCCACGGTGCAGCTGTCCATCAACAACCTCGCGAACGCGTACTTCAAGGACTACACGCTCATGTTCGCCGGGACCAGCGTGGCCATCCTGCCGCTCCTCATCGTGTTCATCATTTTCGGCCGCCAGATCATCGGCGGAATCATGGAAGGTGCTGTGAAGGCGTGA
- a CDS encoding GH1 family beta-glucosidase encodes MTSLQDDTSAAPAAPFPTGFRWGAATAAYQIEGAAGEGGRGPSIWDTFCRTPGKVLNGENGDVAVDHYHRFREDVALMSSLGLTAYRFSISWPRVQPTGAGTFNSEGVDFYRRLVDTLLEAGIEPWPTLYHWDLPQPLEDKGGWPERETAHRFAEYAAHVHDALGDRVRHWTTVNEPWCAAFLGYASGEHAPGRRDAAASLLAAHHLLLGHGLAVDAMRAKNPDNKFGAAVNLYAVSPATDAPEDVDAARRIDGLQNRLFLDPLLLGRYPDDVLADTERFGFTPPDADLAVISRPIDQLGINYYSRHTVAGTPGEAAQTASSPFSTHSPWVGSDHVRFVPAGRPVTGMGWEIDERGLHEVLTRLHREYPSLPLYITENGAGYDETLDGAGTVQDAGRIAYLDAHLRACHDAISEGVPLNGYFTWSLLDNFEWAWGYSKRFGLVHVDYATQRRVPKDSARWYAGVIRRGGLPGRA; translated from the coding sequence GTGACCTCCCTACAGGACGACACCAGCGCGGCTCCCGCCGCTCCGTTCCCGACCGGGTTCCGCTGGGGGGCCGCCACCGCCGCCTACCAGATCGAGGGGGCCGCCGGGGAGGGCGGGCGCGGGCCGTCCATCTGGGACACCTTCTGCCGCACGCCGGGCAAGGTGCTCAACGGCGAGAACGGCGACGTCGCCGTCGACCACTACCACCGGTTCCGCGAGGACGTCGCGCTCATGTCGAGCCTCGGCCTCACCGCGTACCGGTTCTCGATCTCCTGGCCCCGGGTGCAGCCGACCGGGGCCGGGACCTTCAACTCCGAGGGCGTCGACTTCTACCGGCGGCTGGTCGACACGCTGCTGGAGGCCGGCATCGAGCCGTGGCCGACGCTCTACCACTGGGACCTCCCGCAGCCGCTGGAGGACAAGGGCGGCTGGCCCGAGCGGGAGACCGCGCACCGGTTCGCCGAGTACGCCGCGCACGTGCACGACGCGCTCGGCGACCGCGTCCGCCACTGGACGACGGTGAACGAGCCGTGGTGCGCGGCGTTCCTCGGCTACGCCTCCGGGGAGCACGCGCCCGGGCGCCGCGACGCCGCCGCGTCGCTGCTGGCCGCGCACCACCTGCTGCTCGGCCACGGCCTCGCGGTGGACGCGATGCGGGCGAAGAACCCCGACAACAAGTTCGGCGCGGCCGTCAACCTGTACGCGGTGTCCCCGGCGACGGACGCACCCGAGGACGTGGACGCGGCGCGCCGCATCGACGGGCTGCAGAACCGGCTGTTCCTCGACCCGCTGCTGCTCGGCCGCTACCCCGACGACGTCCTCGCCGACACCGAGCGGTTCGGGTTCACCCCGCCGGACGCCGACCTGGCCGTCATCAGCCGGCCGATCGACCAGCTCGGCATCAACTACTACTCGCGGCACACCGTCGCCGGCACGCCCGGCGAGGCGGCGCAGACCGCGTCGTCGCCGTTCTCGACCCACTCCCCCTGGGTGGGCAGCGACCACGTCCGGTTCGTCCCGGCGGGGCGCCCCGTCACCGGGATGGGCTGGGAGATCGACGAGCGCGGCCTGCACGAGGTGCTGACCCGGCTGCACCGCGAATACCCGTCCCTCCCGCTCTACATCACCGAGAACGGCGCGGGCTACGACGAGACCCTTGACGGCGCTGGCACGGTCCAAGACGCGGGCCGCATCGCCTACCTCGACGCGCACCTGCGCGCGTGCCACGACGCCATTTCCGAAGGCGTTCCGCTGAACGGCTACTTCACCTGGTCGCTGCTGGATAATTTCGAATGGGCTTGGGGCTATTCGAAGCGTTTCGGGCTGGTGCACGTCGACTACGCCACGCAGCGCCGCGTGCCCAAGGACAGCGCGCGCTGGTACGCCGGGGTGATCCGGCGGGGCGGGCTGCCCGGACGGGCCTGA
- a CDS encoding LacI family DNA-binding transcriptional regulator, giving the protein MTGRSTRPTLEEVAARAGVGRGTVSRVVNGSPRVSPQAREAVLRAIEELGYVPNRAARTLVTRRTDTVALVVAESDQRLFGEPYFAGIIRGISNGLGDTGLQLLLALARSPAEYGRLEEYLTTQHVDGVLLTSLHAEDPLPAKLEANGVPTVLGGCPPGLSPVSYVDVDNRSGAREAVGHLIAGGRRHIATIAGPQDMGVGIDRLAGYREALADAGLPEYVEYGDFGEASAIAAADRLLAREPALDAVFAASDPMAFGALRILHRRGRRIPDDVAVIGFDDSSAAALADPPLSTVHQSLEEMGVEMARLLVSRIGGETVDEPVVILQPHLVLRESA; this is encoded by the coding sequence ATGACGGGCAGGAGCACGCGTCCGACATTGGAAGAGGTGGCGGCGCGCGCCGGGGTGGGCCGCGGCACGGTGTCGCGCGTGGTCAACGGCTCGCCGCGGGTCAGCCCGCAGGCGCGCGAGGCGGTGCTGCGGGCGATCGAGGAGCTCGGCTACGTGCCGAACCGCGCGGCCCGCACGCTCGTCACCCGCCGCACCGACACGGTGGCGCTCGTCGTCGCCGAGTCGGACCAGCGGCTGTTCGGCGAGCCGTACTTCGCCGGCATCATCCGCGGCATCAGCAACGGGCTCGGCGACACCGGGCTGCAGCTGCTGCTCGCCCTCGCCCGCTCCCCCGCCGAGTACGGCCGGCTGGAGGAGTACCTCACCACCCAGCACGTGGACGGGGTGCTCCTCACCTCCCTGCACGCCGAGGACCCGCTGCCCGCCAAGCTGGAGGCCAACGGCGTGCCGACCGTCCTCGGCGGCTGCCCGCCCGGCCTGTCGCCGGTCAGCTACGTCGACGTCGACAACCGCAGCGGCGCCCGCGAGGCCGTCGGCCACCTGATCGCGGGCGGCCGGCGGCACATCGCGACGATCGCCGGCCCGCAGGACATGGGGGTGGGCATCGACCGGCTGGCCGGCTACCGGGAGGCGCTCGCCGACGCGGGCCTGCCCGAGTACGTCGAGTACGGCGACTTCGGGGAGGCCAGCGCCATCGCCGCCGCCGACCGGCTGCTGGCCCGCGAGCCGGCGCTGGACGCGGTGTTCGCGGCGAGCGACCCGATGGCGTTCGGCGCGCTGCGCATCCTGCACCGGCGCGGCCGGCGCATCCCCGACGACGTCGCGGTGATCGGGTTCGACGACTCCTCGGCGGCGGCGCTCGCCGACCCGCCGCTCAGCACCGTCCACCAGTCGCTGGAGGAGATGGGCGTGGAGATGGCGCGGCTGCTGGTGTCGCGGATCGGCGGCGAGACGGTCGACGAGCCGGTGGTCATCCTGCAGCCTCACCTGGTACTCCGCGAGTCGGCGTGA
- a CDS encoding nucleoside deaminase translates to MGYEPNAAELRHLNRCVELAAEALDARDEPFGSVLVSAAGEVLFEDRNRVAGGDHTRHPEFEIARWAAANMAPGERAAATVYTSGEHCPMCSAAHGWVGLGRIVYIMSSAQLGALRAELGVPSGPVAAIPVQEVVPGLPVDGPVAALEAAMRALHTRARA, encoded by the coding sequence ATGGGCTACGAACCGAACGCGGCTGAGCTGCGCCATCTGAACCGCTGCGTGGAGCTGGCCGCCGAGGCCCTGGACGCCCGCGACGAGCCCTTCGGGTCGGTGCTGGTGTCCGCCGCCGGAGAGGTCCTGTTCGAGGACCGCAACCGGGTCGCGGGCGGCGACCACACCCGGCACCCCGAGTTCGAGATCGCCCGCTGGGCGGCGGCGAACATGGCACCCGGGGAGCGCGCGGCGGCGACCGTCTACACCTCCGGGGAGCACTGCCCGATGTGCTCGGCCGCGCACGGCTGGGTGGGCCTCGGCCGCATCGTGTACATCATGTCGTCGGCCCAGCTCGGCGCGCTGCGCGCGGAGCTGGGCGTGCCGTCCGGGCCGGTCGCGGCGATCCCGGTGCAGGAGGTCGTGCCGGGCCTGCCGGTGGACGGCCCGGTCGCCGCCCTCGAGGCGGCCATGCGCGCGTTGCACACCCGCGCCCGCGCCTGA